A window from Streptomyces sp. NBC_00271 encodes these proteins:
- a CDS encoding glycoside hydrolase family 16 protein gives MSEPSGTPVRRGPLRRVILAAVGTLTLAVAAVLPANASAPTPPAGWSQVFVDDFNGAAGSGVNTSNWQYDTGTSYPGGAANWGTGEVETMTSSTNNVALDGNGNLLITPRRDASGNWTSGRIETTRTDFQPPAGGKLRVEARLQMPNVTGAAAKGYWPAFWTLGAPYRGNYQNWPSVGELDIMENVQGLNTEWATMHCGTNPGGPCNETSGIGGNTPCAGTTCQAGFHTYAMEWDRSTSPEEIRFYLDGVNFHTVKANQVDATTWANATNHGYFVILNVAMGGGFPDAFGGGPDSGTEPGHPLVVDYVQVLQASGSGTTPPPTGNRDAYSAIQAESYDSQSGTSTETTTDTGGGQDIGSLAGGDWALYKGVNFGSTAATQFYGRVASGAASGVSGLVEVRLDSRTSTPIGSFAVGNTGGWQSWRTVPANITGVTGTHDVYLTFTSGQPADFVNVNWFDFGH, from the coding sequence ATGAGTGAACCCTCCGGCACACCTGTCAGACGCGGCCCTCTGCGGCGCGTCATTCTGGCCGCGGTCGGCACACTGACCCTGGCCGTGGCCGCGGTCCTCCCCGCGAACGCGTCCGCGCCCACTCCCCCGGCCGGCTGGTCCCAGGTCTTCGTCGACGACTTCAACGGGGCGGCCGGCTCCGGCGTCAACACCTCCAACTGGCAGTACGACACCGGCACCAGTTACCCGGGCGGCGCCGCCAACTGGGGCACCGGCGAGGTCGAGACGATGACCTCCAGCACCAACAACGTGGCGCTCGACGGCAACGGCAACCTGCTGATCACCCCGCGCCGGGACGCCTCCGGCAACTGGACCTCGGGCCGTATCGAGACCACCCGCACCGACTTCCAGCCACCCGCGGGCGGCAAACTCCGCGTCGAGGCGCGCCTCCAGATGCCGAACGTGACCGGCGCCGCCGCCAAGGGCTACTGGCCGGCCTTCTGGACGCTGGGCGCCCCTTACCGCGGCAACTACCAGAACTGGCCGAGCGTCGGCGAGCTGGACATCATGGAGAACGTCCAGGGCCTCAACACCGAGTGGGCCACCATGCACTGCGGCACCAACCCGGGCGGCCCGTGCAACGAGACCAGCGGCATCGGCGGCAACACCCCGTGCGCCGGCACCACATGTCAGGCCGGCTTCCACACGTACGCCATGGAGTGGGACCGCTCGACGAGCCCCGAGGAGATCCGGTTCTACCTCGACGGCGTCAACTTCCACACGGTCAAGGCGAACCAGGTCGACGCGACCACCTGGGCGAACGCCACCAACCACGGCTACTTCGTCATCCTGAACGTGGCGATGGGCGGCGGCTTCCCCGACGCGTTCGGCGGCGGTCCCGACAGCGGCACCGAGCCCGGCCACCCGCTGGTCGTGGACTACGTCCAGGTGCTGCAGGCCAGTGGGAGCGGTACCACACCGCCTCCGACCGGCAACCGTGACGCCTACAGCGCCATCCAGGCCGAGTCGTACGACAGCCAGTCGGGCACCAGCACCGAGACCACCACGGACACCGGCGGCGGCCAGGACATCGGCTCGCTGGCCGGCGGCGACTGGGCGCTCTACAAGGGCGTCAACTTCGGCTCCACGGCGGCCACGCAGTTCTACGGGCGGGTCGCGAGCGGTGCGGCGAGCGGGGTCAGCGGTCTGGTCGAGGTGCGCCTCGACAGCCGTACGAGCACCCCCATCGGCAGTTTCGCGGTGGGCAACACCGGCGGCTGGCAGAGCTGGCGGACGGTCCCGGCCAACATCACCGGCGTCACCGGCACCCATGACGTCTATCTGACCTTCACCAGCGGTCAGCCGGCCGACTTCGTGAACGTCAACTGGTTCGACTTCGGCCACTGA
- a CDS encoding IclR family transcriptional regulator, translated as MTTLSAPDRLLAVLAAFDHQHPALSLTGISRRAGLTLTTAHRLVGALTDWGALERDADGVYHVGLRLWEIAALAPRGLALRQVALPYLEDLYEATHENVQMAVRDGAEVVYIEWISGRSAVGVRIQVGARWPLHATGVGLALLAHSDSAFQEAYCSVPLAAFTPHTLTDGARLRRALAEVRRTGVAVSSRQVTDDALSVAAPVRGAAGAVVAAVSVVVPEHDAQVPALIPAVRLAARGISRALGWQPQTRPEPGT; from the coding sequence GCTCTCCCTGACGGGAATCAGCCGCCGGGCCGGACTGACCCTCACCACGGCGCACCGGCTGGTCGGCGCCCTCACCGACTGGGGCGCGCTGGAGCGGGACGCGGACGGCGTCTACCACGTGGGCCTGCGCCTCTGGGAGATCGCGGCCCTCGCACCCCGTGGCCTCGCCCTGCGCCAGGTCGCGCTGCCGTACCTGGAGGACCTGTACGAGGCCACGCACGAGAACGTGCAGATGGCGGTCCGCGACGGCGCCGAGGTCGTCTACATCGAGTGGATCTCCGGACGCTCCGCGGTCGGTGTACGCATCCAGGTGGGCGCCCGCTGGCCACTGCACGCGACGGGCGTGGGCCTCGCGCTGCTGGCCCACAGTGACTCGGCGTTCCAAGAGGCCTACTGCTCAGTGCCGTTGGCCGCGTTCACCCCGCACACCCTCACCGACGGGGCGCGCCTGCGCCGCGCGCTCGCCGAGGTCCGCCGCACCGGCGTGGCGGTGAGCAGCCGTCAGGTCACCGACGACGCCCTGTCGGTCGCCGCCCCGGTGCGCGGCGCGGCCGGCGCGGTGGTCGCGGCGGTCTCCGTCGTGGTCCCCGAACACGACGCCCAGGTACCGGCGTTGATTCCGGCGGTACGGCTGGCGGCGCGGGGGATCTCCCGCGCCCTGGGGTGGCAGCCGCAGACCCGGCCCGAGCCGGGCACCTGA
- a CDS encoding L,D-transpeptidase, with product MLAALGAVPAVGILSGCSGSADASEGTDAKAGATAGASTKAKAKAPTVTVTPADGTKKAGFTSPVEVTVSDGTLASVEVSGNDGSTLAGSFNDARTKWTSTKNPYSGTKYTVTATPKGAAAQSASFVTKQPSETFVGYFTPEANSTSGVGMPVSINFTEAVKDRAAVEKAITVTAEPAVEVVGHWFSDTRLDFRPEEYWAAGTKITLSLRLKDVEGTAGVYGTQSKDVTFHIGRRQISTVDLAKKTMTVQRDGSTLATYPVSGGDADHTTWSGIMVISERFKQTRMESSTVGLGDEYDISDVPHAQRLTTSGTFIHGNYWGSTSVFGSTNTSHGCIGLHDAKGANDSSVPGYKFYASSMLGDVVVVKNSGEKTVEASNGLNGWNLSWSDWKAGSAL from the coding sequence GTGCTGGCCGCGCTCGGGGCCGTACCGGCCGTGGGCATCCTTTCGGGCTGCAGCGGCTCGGCGGACGCCTCGGAGGGAACGGACGCGAAGGCGGGCGCGACGGCCGGCGCGAGCACGAAAGCCAAGGCCAAAGCCCCGACCGTGACCGTCACCCCGGCCGACGGCACGAAGAAGGCCGGTTTCACGAGCCCGGTCGAGGTCACCGTCAGCGACGGCACGCTCGCGAGCGTCGAGGTCAGCGGAAACGACGGCTCCACCCTGGCCGGATCCTTCAATGACGCCCGTACGAAATGGACGTCCACGAAAAACCCTTACTCGGGTACCAAATACACGGTCACGGCCACGCCGAAGGGCGCCGCCGCGCAGAGCGCGAGCTTCGTCACGAAGCAGCCCTCGGAAACGTTCGTGGGCTATTTCACGCCCGAGGCGAATTCGACCTCCGGTGTCGGCATGCCCGTGTCGATCAATTTCACCGAGGCCGTGAAGGACCGGGCCGCCGTGGAAAAGGCGATCACGGTGACGGCGGAGCCCGCGGTCGAGGTGGTCGGCCACTGGTTCAGCGACACGCGCCTCGACTTCCGGCCCGAGGAGTACTGGGCCGCGGGCACGAAGATCACGCTGAGCCTGCGTCTGAAGGACGTCGAGGGCACGGCCGGCGTCTACGGCACCCAGTCCAAGGACGTCACCTTCCACATCGGCCGCCGTCAGATCAGCACGGTCGACCTGGCGAAGAAGACCATGACCGTCCAGCGCGACGGCTCCACCCTCGCCACCTATCCGGTGAGCGGCGGCGACGCCGACCACACCACCTGGTCCGGGATCATGGTCATCAGCGAGCGGTTCAAGCAGACCCGGATGGAGTCCTCGACCGTCGGGCTCGGCGACGAGTACGACATCTCGGACGTCCCGCACGCCCAGCGCCTGACCACCTCCGGCACCTTCATCCACGGCAACTACTGGGGCTCGACCTCGGTCTTCGGCTCCACCAACACCAGCCACGGATGTATCGGCCTGCACGACGCCAAGGGCGCGAACGACAGCTCCGTGCCGGGCTACAAGTTCTACGCCAGTTCGATGCTCGGCGATGTCGTCGTCGTCAAGAACTCGGGCGAGAAGACCGTCGAGGCGTCCAACGGCCTCAACGGCTGGAACCTGTCCTGGTCCGACTGGAAGGCGGGCAGCGCCCTCTAG